Part of the Dermatophilus congolensis genome is shown below.
TCTGGCGGCATTCATATGCTTCTTCTGCTCTCTAACGTTTCTGGTGTTCAGCTCTCCTCTCCTCTTTTTTCTGGACAGCTGCCCTTCCTGTGGGAGATTGACCTTTTCCGCGTCTACTTGTTCTCCTGGGGATTCGCCATCGGCGCGACCGCCCTAGCCACATGCGCACGCACCGTGAACTCCATTACCTGGGCAGCTGCCCTAGGGGTTATTGCCCTGGCCATTCTTTCTTTGGCCGGGCACGCCGCAGGCGCCGCTGCTCATGACACGGCCGTTAACTCTCTAGCAGTTCACATCATTGGCGCTTCTGTATGGTTCGGTGGTCTGGTGGCTCTAGGAATACTGCGGCCGCTGCTCAACCGTGATTTCGGCACGTCGGTACGCCGCTATTCCGCTTTGGCGGGTTGGGCCTATTTTGGTGTGCTCGTCTCGGGAATTTTGGCGGCATCTTTGCGGCTGACCGGAATCGGTGACCTGAGCAGTCAGTACGGGCTTATTCTCCTGGCCAAGTTGCTTCTGGTGGTGGTGCTTGGCGTTGCTGGCTGGATGATGCGCAAGCGCATCATCGCTGAAGTTCATGACGGTGACTCTTCAGCAAAAGCCTTCGTGCGTTTGGCCATGACCGAAATTGTGCTCATGTCAGTTGCGATGGGTTTGGGGTCGGCGCTTAGCCGTACAGCTCCTCCTGTTGCTCAAGCAGAATCTCCTGACCCAGCTGTTTCCATTACTGGGTATCCACTTCCTGCCGCGCCCCTTACCGGATCGACATGGTTTACCGCTATCCGGATTGATTGGCTTTTCCTTACGGTGGTTGTTCTCGCCGTGGGGTTGTATTACGCCGCTGTAGCGCGGTTGCACCGTCGGGGGGATCGGTGGCCAGTTGGTCGCACGATCTGGTGGACCCTTGGATGGTTGTTTTTCTTCTGGGTGACCAGTGGTGCACCGGCCATATACGGGCGGATTATGTTTTCTGCGCACATGCTGCAGCACATGACTTTGACGATGGGGATTCCGTTGTTCTTAGTGCTGGGTGCGCCGTTGACGTTGGCGTCTCGGGCATTGAAAGCGCGGCGGGATAAAACCCTTGGGCCCCGCGAGTTTTTGTTGTCGACGGCGCATTCGCGCTGGATGGGATTTTGGACCAACCCGATTGTGGGTGCGGTGAACTTTGTTGGTTCGATCTATGTGTTCTATTTCACCGACTTGTATGAGTTGGCGTTGACCACTCACGTGGGGCATATCGCCATGGTTGTGCATTTCATGGCCGCTGGGTATGTGTTTGCTTGGTCGTTGATTGGTATTGATCCGGGCCCGAATCGGTGGGCTCCGAGTCTTCGTTTGGTGTTGTTGTTTGCCACGATGGCGTTTCACGCATTTTTTGGGGTGGCAATTATGACGGCGGCGAATGTGATTGCCGGGGATACTTTCCGGGCATTAAAGGTGCCGTATGTGACTGACCTGATTGCCGATCAGCGTGTAGGTGGTGGGATCACCTGGGCTATTGGTGAAATTCCGATGCTGATTTTGGCGTTGGCGGTGGCAGTGGTGTGGATGCGAGCTGATGAGGGGGAGGCACGCCGTAAGGATCGTCAAGCGGATCGGGATGGCGATGCGGAGTTGCGTGCCTATAACGAAAGGCTTGCGGCGTTGCGTGGCCGTGGTGGTCAGGGGTGAGGTAGGTGTGAGGGGTTCCTTGTTTATGGGGTGTTGTTGTCGGTGGTGTCGGTGTGTGGTTGTTGTGTTTTCTGAGGGCCGATGAGGGCTCCTAGCAGGGGAGTCCAAAAGATTTGCCCAGACCATAGCAGCCATAGGCACATACCAATTAGTGGTTGGAAGGGGGAACTGTTGCTAGTGGTGGCTAGCAGAGGGATGGTTTCGAGGATGCCGACGGCCAGGGCGCAGGCGAGTAGGACGGCGGCGTTGATGGTGGCGAATTGTCGTCGGCGAGCGCGCCACCAGTGGGGGTGTTTGCGTGAGCGGAACCACCACGCGATTAGGACTGGTCCGGTGATGATGGGGGATACGGGCCAGGTGCTTAGTAGCAGGCTGGTCATGAGGTTGGTGGTGATGAAGCTTGGGTTGGGGCTGGCGAGCAGGGCGGTTCCGATGGCTAGGAGCCATGCTCCGGTGAGGGTGAGGATGGCGCGGGCGAGGTCGGGTATGCCGGTGGTGGTGCGCGGTGTGGTCCCCACGTGGTCTGTCTCCGCTCGGGATGTGGTTGAAAGGTTGGTCGTGTGTAGGACCGGTTGAGGTGGGGGTGGTGTTCCCGGTTAGTAGCGGGGTTTGTGGGGTTCGATGTGTTCGATCCAGGCGAGGATGCCTCCTTGGAGGTGCCAAACGTCGTCGCGGCCGGTGTTGAGGAGGGTGGTGAGTGCTTCGCTGGAGCGGGTGCCGGATTTGCAGAAGAGGATGGCGGGTTGGTGGGTTGGGACGGTGGTGGAGTTGGTGATGATGTCGTTTTTGGGGATGAGGGTAGCTCCGTCGATGGTGACGAGTTCGTGTTCGGTTGGTTCGCGGACGTCGATGAGGGTGAATTCGATAGTGC
Proteins encoded:
- a CDS encoding cytochrome c oxidase assembly protein is translated as MPIPPHSKDKATTRPGAQHHPGTPFATITTASLITWPVAVLATILAGWLGGALAGVPGFADGGPTAVWGVPIAKTIHDISAAITIGLLLMAGTIIPERATTQRRRTACRIAVTTGIVWALSGGIHMLLLLSNVSGVQLSSPLFSGQLPFLWEIDLFRVYLFSWGFAIGATALATCARTVNSITWAAALGVIALAILSLAGHAAGAAAHDTAVNSLAVHIIGASVWFGGLVALGILRPLLNRDFGTSVRRYSALAGWAYFGVLVSGILAASLRLTGIGDLSSQYGLILLAKLLLVVVLGVAGWMMRKRIIAEVHDGDSSAKAFVRLAMTEIVLMSVAMGLGSALSRTAPPVAQAESPDPAVSITGYPLPAAPLTGSTWFTAIRIDWLFLTVVVLAVGLYYAAVARLHRRGDRWPVGRTIWWTLGWLFFFWVTSGAPAIYGRIMFSAHMLQHMTLTMGIPLFLVLGAPLTLASRALKARRDKTLGPREFLLSTAHSRWMGFWTNPIVGAVNFVGSIYVFYFTDLYELALTTHVGHIAMVVHFMAAGYVFAWSLIGIDPGPNRWAPSLRLVLLFATMAFHAFFGVAIMTAANVIAGDTFRALKVPYVTDLIADQRVGGGITWAIGEIPMLILALAVAVVWMRADEGEARRKDRQADRDGDAELRAYNERLAALRGRGGQG